Proteins from one uncultured Fibrobacter sp. genomic window:
- a CDS encoding family 16 glycosylhydrolase, with translation MGNKFLRRKTCNVAKVYLAALFAASFAFADPPANFSGWKKVFEDDFDGTSLDKSKWNPTYNWGHTHNHRAYCAEENVIVSDGKLKLKGEKKKHPDADGLKAKFNGKEIPVDYTSGAIDTKGKFEVKYGYIEGRFKAPSQKGTWPAFWTLQDGWPPEIDILEIPASRKQHHYYLHYTDPSWYNSHGSAWDHEASFGGHKDDDVDRSAGFHNYGVEWDESTLSFYFDDKKFASYNRPTEIKQLAAQYIIVNLAIGGWAGDDIDITENKPAYFEADWVRVWQARPAKPDTVRIMSMNFGTCMVRTAEDKLALGDCDGQNAVATLTPLTSTTFRINFGDMSIDTPNESTDAGVTMGLYKWNGGGHQKVVVEKQSGYEGSVVRMKMQHSNMYLRATTDGERVVQSWADDWEWNQMWRLLPDTVKADSGTTALAQNANLYGTSVHYADNQLFVELGNAFVDGAVVRVLDLHGREIMRRWAPHSVLLDVQDLAPGIYHVVVRDKSRTDIRRFKK, from the coding sequence ATGGGAAACAAGTTTTTGCGCAGGAAAACCTGTAATGTCGCGAAGGTGTATCTAGCTGCTTTATTTGCAGCCTCTTTTGCGTTCGCTGATCCGCCGGCGAATTTTAGCGGCTGGAAAAAGGTGTTCGAAGACGACTTCGACGGCACGAGCCTCGACAAGTCCAAGTGGAATCCGACCTACAACTGGGGCCACACTCATAATCACCGCGCCTACTGCGCCGAAGAAAACGTGATTGTCTCTGACGGTAAGCTCAAGCTCAAGGGCGAAAAGAAAAAACACCCCGATGCAGACGGGCTTAAGGCGAAGTTCAACGGCAAGGAAATTCCGGTCGATTACACTTCGGGGGCAATCGACACCAAGGGAAAATTTGAAGTCAAGTACGGCTATATCGAGGGCCGCTTCAAGGCTCCGTCGCAAAAGGGAACTTGGCCCGCGTTTTGGACGCTTCAAGACGGCTGGCCTCCCGAAATCGATATCCTGGAAATTCCTGCATCTCGCAAGCAGCACCATTACTACCTGCATTACACCGATCCTAGCTGGTACAATAGTCATGGCTCGGCGTGGGACCACGAGGCTTCTTTCGGCGGACATAAGGATGATGACGTAGATCGTTCCGCGGGTTTCCACAACTACGGCGTGGAATGGGACGAATCGACTCTCAGCTTTTACTTTGACGACAAGAAATTTGCAAGTTACAACCGTCCGACAGAAATCAAGCAACTTGCGGCGCAGTACATCATCGTGAATCTTGCGATTGGCGGCTGGGCCGGCGACGACATTGATATTACCGAAAACAAGCCCGCGTATTTCGAAGCCGATTGGGTGCGCGTGTGGCAGGCGAGACCCGCAAAACCTGATACCGTTCGCATTATGTCGATGAACTTCGGAACGTGTATGGTCCGAACCGCCGAAGACAAGCTTGCTTTGGGTGACTGCGATGGACAAAATGCCGTTGCGACTCTGACGCCGCTTACCTCGACGACATTCCGCATTAACTTTGGCGATATGTCGATTGATACCCCGAACGAATCGACCGATGCGGGCGTTACGATGGGCCTTTACAAGTGGAACGGCGGCGGACACCAGAAAGTGGTGGTGGAAAAACAGTCCGGTTACGAGGGCTCTGTCGTTCGCATGAAAATGCAACACAGCAACATGTATCTGCGAGCCACCACCGATGGCGAACGCGTGGTGCAGAGCTGGGCCGATGACTGGGAATGGAACCAGATGTGGCGCCTGTTGCCGGATACCGTTAAGGCCGATTCGGGAACAACTGCTCTTGCACAAAATGCTAATTTGTATGGAACGTCTGTCCATTATGCGGACAATCAGTTATTCGTGGAGCTGGGCAATGCATTTGTCGACGGTGCTGTCGTTCGCGTTCTTGATTTGCATGGGCGCGAAATAATGCGTAGATGGGCACCTCATTCAGTGTTGTTGGATGTTCAGGATTTGGCTCCAGGAATCTACCATGTCGTTGTTCGCGACAAGAGCCGTACGGATATTCGCCGATTCAAAAAATGA